The Streptomyces taklimakanensis nucleotide sequence GCACCTCGACGTGGCCGACGATGTGCTCCCGGTCCCTCGGCAGGCCGTAGCGGTCGCATATCCCGGCCGTCAGCTCGGCCGAGGCGCGGTAGGTGGCGTCGGTGAGGGTGTCGGGGCGGTCCACGAAGCCCTCGTGCTCGATGCCGACGCTGCGCTCGTTGTACGACCGGTTGCCCGCGTGGTACGCCACGTCCAGCTCCCGTACCAGCTGCGCCACGTGCCCGTCGGCGGTGCGGACCACGTAGTGGGTGGCGGCCCCGTGCGACGGATCCCGGAAGACCTTCAGCGCCACGTCGTAGCTCCCCTGGATGACGTGGATCACCACCCGGTCGATCGTGAAGTCGTACGGCCGGTCGGCGCGCCGCCAGTTCGCCTCGGAGGCCGGCACCCACTCCGCGCCCGGGTGGTCCACCTCGCCCGGCGTGCGCGGCCGCTCCACCCCCGGTACCTTCCACCACGTCCGGGCCACCTCGTCGCGGGCCGCGTACCCGAGGGCGCCCAGTCCCACCGCCGCGCCGCCGACCAGCAGGGCGCGGCGGCCGACCGGCCGCCCCTTCCCGTCCGTCCGGCGGTGTCCGGGGGCTTCTCTCTCGCTCACGGCGAGCACAACGCTCGGGAACACCCGTACGGTTCCATCGGTCCGCGCCCGGCGCCGTACCCTGGGAACGCTATGACTGACACGCCCAGCGCGCCGAACCCCGCCCCCCGCCTCCGCGTCCTCGCAGCCATGTCCGGCGGCGTCGACTCCGCCGTCGCCGCCGCCCGTGC carries:
- a CDS encoding N-acetylmuramoyl-L-alanine amidase, encoding MSEREAPGHRRTDGKGRPVGRRALLVGGAAVGLGALGYAARDEVARTWWKVPGVERPRTPGEVDHPGAEWVPASEANWRRADRPYDFTIDRVVIHVIQGSYDVALKVFRDPSHGAATHYVVRTADGHVAQLVRELDVAYHAGNRSYNERSVGIEHEGFVDRPDTLTDATYRASAELTAGICDRYGLPRDREHIVGHVEVPGTDHTDPGPHWDWERYLRMVRDVPVRRA